A window from Streptomyces sp. NBC_00335 encodes these proteins:
- the afsQ1 gene encoding two-component system response regulator AfsQ1: MPFLLLIEDDDAIRTALELSLSRQGHRVATAATGEDGLKLLREQRPDLIVLDVMLPGIDGFEVCRRIRRTDQLPIILLTARNDDIDVVVGLESGADDYVVKPVQGRVLDARIRAVLRRGERESTDTAVFGPLVIDRSAMTVTKNGEDLQLTPTELRLLLELSRRPGQALSRQQLLRLVWEHDYLGDSRLVDACVQRLRAKVEEVPSSPTLIRTVRGVGYRLDSPQ, from the coding sequence GTGCCATTCCTGTTGCTCATCGAGGACGACGACGCCATCCGCACGGCCCTCGAACTCTCGCTGTCACGCCAGGGCCACCGTGTGGCCACCGCGGCGACGGGCGAGGACGGCCTCAAACTGCTGCGTGAGCAGCGGCCCGACCTGATCGTGCTCGACGTCATGCTGCCCGGCATCGACGGCTTCGAGGTGTGCCGGCGCATCCGCCGCACCGACCAGCTGCCGATCATCCTGCTCACCGCGCGCAACGACGACATCGACGTGGTCGTCGGCCTGGAGTCGGGAGCCGACGACTACGTCGTCAAGCCCGTGCAGGGCCGGGTGCTCGACGCCCGCATCCGGGCGGTGCTGCGCCGCGGCGAGCGCGAGTCCACCGACACCGCGGTCTTCGGCCCGCTGGTCATCGACCGCTCCGCCATGACGGTGACCAAGAACGGCGAGGACCTCCAGCTCACCCCGACCGAGCTGCGGCTGCTCCTGGAGCTCAGCCGCCGCCCCGGTCAGGCACTCTCCCGCCAGCAGCTGCTGCGGCTGGTGTGGGAGCACGACTACCTCGGTGACTCGCGGCTCGTCGACGCCTGCGTGCAGCGGCTGCGCGCCAAGGTCGAGGAAGTGCCCTCGTCGCCCACCTTGATCCGTACCGTGCGGGGCGTCGGTTACCGACTGGATTCCCCGCAGTGA
- a CDS encoding SigE family RNA polymerase sigma factor: MNTLHSTSTGAIVTRLHDVNRRTAIRTATAPSRRPAHVVAIDAKTYERPSVPAQRTAGSPDVPDSSNEAEFTAYVQERRAALYATAFHLTGDRYEAEDLLQTALFSTYRAWDRISDKAAVGGYLRRTMTNLHISAWRRRKLNEYPTEELPETASDTDAMGGTELRAVLWQALTRIPEPQRTMLVLRYYEGRTDPEIAEILGISVGTVKSSIWRSLRRMREDEALSFGRDESESFEDLVA, translated from the coding sequence ATGAACACGCTGCACAGCACCAGCACCGGCGCGATTGTCACGCGGCTGCACGATGTGAACCGCCGCACGGCAATCCGTACGGCGACGGCCCCTTCCCGGCGGCCGGCGCACGTGGTGGCCATCGACGCGAAGACCTACGAGCGCCCCTCCGTCCCCGCCCAGCGCACGGCGGGCTCCCCGGACGTCCCGGACTCCTCGAACGAAGCCGAGTTCACGGCGTACGTCCAGGAGCGGCGCGCCGCTCTGTACGCGACGGCCTTCCACCTGACCGGCGACCGCTACGAGGCCGAGGACCTGCTGCAGACCGCGCTGTTCTCCACGTACCGCGCCTGGGACCGCATCAGCGACAAGGCCGCCGTCGGCGGGTACCTGCGCCGCACGATGACGAACCTGCACATCAGCGCCTGGCGCCGGCGCAAGCTCAACGAGTACCCGACGGAGGAGCTGCCGGAGACGGCCTCGGACACGGACGCCATGGGCGGTACGGAGCTGCGCGCCGTGCTGTGGCAGGCACTGACCCGCATTCCGGAGCCGCAGCGCACGATGCTGGTGCTCCGGTACTACGAGGGCCGCACGGACCCGGAGATCGCGGAGATCCTGGGCATCAGCGTCGGCACGGTGAAGTCGAGCATCTGGCGTTCGCTGCGGCGGATGCGCGAGGACGAGGCGCTGAGCTTCGGCCGCGACGAGTCGGAGTCCTTCGAAGACCTGGTCGCGTAG
- a CDS encoding uridine kinase family protein has translation MLDTNGSLGRSPARGNSSHCCSVSCSSPLPTRVVLLTGPSGSGKSSLAARSGLPVLRLDDFYKEGDDPTLPLVEGSSDIDWDSPLSWDAEVAVAAVAELCRTGRTEVPVYDIATSSRTGTETLDIGRTPLFIAEGIFAADVVARCQELGLLADALCLRGRPSTTFRRRLARDLREGRKSVPMLLRRGWRLMRAERGIVARHTALGAHACGRDEALGRLAAAAAGRHRAAAAV, from the coding sequence ATCCTGGATACCAACGGGTCTTTGGGTAGGTCCCCTGCGCGAGGTAATAGTTCACACTGTTGTTCCGTGAGCTGTTCTTCTCCTTTGCCTACGCGCGTCGTGCTGCTGACCGGGCCCTCGGGCTCCGGCAAGTCCTCGCTGGCCGCCCGTTCGGGCCTGCCCGTCCTGCGCCTGGACGACTTCTACAAGGAGGGCGACGACCCGACCCTGCCGCTGGTCGAGGGCAGCTCCGACATCGACTGGGACTCCCCGCTGTCGTGGGACGCCGAGGTCGCCGTCGCCGCCGTCGCGGAGCTGTGCCGCACCGGCCGCACCGAGGTCCCGGTGTACGACATCGCGACCAGCTCCCGCACCGGCACCGAGACGCTGGACATCGGCCGGACCCCGCTGTTCATCGCGGAGGGGATCTTCGCGGCGGACGTCGTGGCGCGCTGCCAGGAGCTCGGACTGCTGGCGGACGCGCTCTGCCTGCGCGGGCGGCCCAGCACCACCTTCCGCCGCCGCCTGGCCCGTGACCTGCGCGAGGGCCGCAAATCGGTGCCGATGCTCCTGCGGCGCGGGTGGCGGCTCATGCGGGCCGAGCGGGGCATCGTGGCCCGGCACACCGCGCTGGGCGCGCACGCCTGCGGCCGCGACGAGGCCCTCGGGCGGCTTGCCGCAGCAGCGGCGGGGCGGCACCGGGCTGCCGCCGCGGTCTAG